The proteins below are encoded in one region of Alistipes indistinctus YIT 12060:
- a CDS encoding calcium-translocating P-type ATPase, PMCA-type, protein MTDLHKGLTQAEVIRSREQHGRNLLTPAKRKSLWALFFEKFSDPVIRILLVAAFLSLGIGFIHNEFAETIGIFCAIFLATGVAFWFEYDAMRKFDLLNSTNDDTPVKVVRDGEVMEIPKQDVVVGDVVILQSGEEVPADGRLHEAVSLKVNESTLTGEPMIDKTTDPAHFHHDATYPSNEVLRGTTVIEGHGVMVVEKVGDATEFGKVAEQSTVESEEETPLNLQLGRLSKLIGRAGISLAVLTFVALLVKGFLFGGLLEADWITIAERVLQYFMVAVTLIVVAVPEGLPMSVTLSLAVNMRRMLKTNNLVRKMHACETMGAITVICTDKTGTLTRNEMRVHETKFYQEGIDDLIREGIAANSTAFLDTHGKVIGNPTEGALLLWLRDQGVDYAALRGGAKVVDQLTFTTERKFMATLVDSPLGGRYLYIKGAPEIVLNRCASFPDKTAVEAQLAAYQNMAMRTLGFAYGRCDGAQDCGEALERCPLTFVGIAAISDPVRDDVPAAVHECLDAGIGVKIVTGDTPATAKEIGRQIGLWTAEDTDYNHITGADFAALSDEELLERVQALKIMSRARPLDKQRLVRLLQQRGEVVAVTGDGTNDAPALNFAQVGLSMGTGTSVAKEASDITLLDDSFSSIATAVMWGRSLYRNIQRFVLFQLTINVVAVVIVLLGSVFGSELPLTVTQMLWVNLIMDTFAALALASLPPSRSVMKEKPRKSSDFIITPAMSRSILGTAALFIVVLLGMLFWFGEAITPYELSAFFTVFVMLQFWNMFNAKGFASTQPLIFSWKGCYAFFAVLLLILVGQFIIVTWGGEVFRTVPLTWNDWLLIIGSTSLVMWVGEIARTIRYFSRKRG, encoded by the coding sequence ATGACAGACCTCCACAAAGGCCTTACGCAGGCAGAAGTGATCCGGAGCCGTGAGCAGCACGGCCGCAACCTGTTGACTCCGGCCAAGCGCAAATCGCTTTGGGCGCTTTTCTTCGAGAAATTTTCCGATCCGGTGATCCGCATTTTACTCGTTGCGGCATTCCTGTCGCTCGGGATCGGTTTCATTCACAATGAATTTGCCGAGACGATCGGAATCTTCTGTGCGATTTTCCTGGCAACGGGCGTCGCCTTTTGGTTCGAATACGATGCGATGCGCAAATTCGACCTGCTCAACAGCACGAACGACGATACGCCGGTCAAGGTTGTCCGGGACGGAGAGGTGATGGAGATTCCCAAACAGGACGTCGTGGTGGGGGATGTGGTGATTCTCCAGAGCGGAGAGGAGGTTCCCGCCGACGGACGGCTGCATGAGGCCGTGTCGCTCAAAGTCAACGAATCGACGCTGACCGGCGAGCCGATGATCGACAAGACGACCGATCCGGCCCATTTCCACCACGATGCGACCTATCCGTCGAACGAGGTGCTGCGGGGGACGACGGTGATCGAAGGTCACGGGGTGATGGTCGTAGAGAAGGTGGGGGATGCTACCGAGTTCGGCAAGGTGGCCGAACAGTCGACGGTCGAGAGTGAGGAGGAGACGCCGCTGAACCTGCAGTTGGGACGGTTGTCGAAACTGATCGGCCGTGCGGGAATCTCGCTGGCCGTGCTGACGTTCGTCGCGTTGCTGGTCAAAGGATTTCTTTTCGGAGGACTGCTGGAAGCCGACTGGATCACGATTGCCGAACGGGTGCTGCAATACTTTATGGTGGCTGTCACGCTGATCGTCGTGGCGGTTCCCGAAGGATTGCCGATGAGCGTGACGCTGTCGCTGGCGGTCAATATGCGCCGGATGCTCAAGACGAACAATCTCGTGCGCAAGATGCACGCCTGCGAAACGATGGGGGCCATTACGGTGATCTGCACGGATAAGACCGGTACGCTGACGCGCAATGAGATGCGTGTGCACGAGACGAAATTTTATCAGGAGGGGATCGACGACCTGATTCGCGAGGGGATTGCCGCGAACTCCACGGCATTCCTCGATACGCACGGCAAGGTGATCGGTAATCCGACCGAAGGAGCGTTGTTGTTGTGGCTGCGTGACCAGGGGGTCGATTATGCCGCACTGCGCGGTGGGGCCAAGGTAGTCGACCAGCTCACTTTTACGACCGAACGAAAATTTATGGCCACGCTGGTCGATTCCCCGCTCGGCGGCCGTTACCTCTATATCAAGGGTGCTCCGGAGATCGTGCTGAATCGTTGCGCTTCGTTTCCGGATAAGACGGCCGTTGAGGCGCAGTTGGCGGCCTACCAGAATATGGCGATGCGTACGCTGGGCTTTGCGTACGGCCGTTGCGACGGGGCGCAGGACTGCGGGGAGGCCCTCGAACGCTGTCCGCTCACGTTTGTCGGGATCGCCGCGATTTCCGACCCGGTGCGCGACGATGTGCCTGCGGCGGTTCACGAATGCCTTGATGCGGGTATCGGTGTGAAAATCGTGACCGGCGATACGCCTGCGACGGCTAAGGAGATCGGACGGCAGATCGGGTTGTGGACGGCCGAAGATACCGATTACAATCACATTACCGGGGCCGATTTCGCCGCTTTGAGCGATGAAGAACTGCTGGAGCGCGTACAGGCGCTGAAGATCATGTCGCGTGCCCGGCCGCTCGATAAGCAGCGCCTGGTGAGGCTGCTACAGCAGCGCGGCGAAGTGGTTGCCGTTACCGGTGACGGTACGAACGACGCTCCGGCACTCAATTTTGCGCAGGTCGGCCTGTCGATGGGTACCGGTACCTCCGTAGCCAAAGAGGCGAGCGATATCACGTTGCTCGACGATTCGTTCAGCAGTATCGCCACGGCGGTGATGTGGGGCCGTTCGCTCTACCGCAACATCCAGCGTTTCGTGCTGTTTCAGCTGACAATCAATGTTGTAGCGGTGGTAATCGTGCTGTTGGGTTCTGTCTTCGGCAGCGAATTGCCGCTGACCGTTACGCAGATGCTGTGGGTCAACCTGATTATGGATACGTTCGCCGCACTGGCGCTCGCGTCGCTGCCTCCCAGCCGTAGCGTGATGAAAGAGAAACCGCGGAAGAGCAGCGATTTTATCATCACTCCGGCGATGTCCCGTTCGATCCTCGGCACGGCCGCGCTGTTTATCGTCGTGCTGCTGGGTATGCTCTTCTGGTTCGGCGAGGCGATCACTCCGTATGAATTGTCGGCTTTCTTCACCGTCTTCGTGATGTTGCAGTTCTGGAACATGTTCAATGCGAAGGGATTCGCGTCCACCCAGCCGCTGATTTTCTCGTGGAAAGGGTGTTATGCATTTTTTGCCGTGCTGTTGCTGATCCTGGTAGGGCAGTTCATTATCGTGACCTGGGGCGGGGAGGTGTTCCGCACGGTACCGTTGACCTGGAACGACTGGCTGTTGATTATCGGTTCGACGTCGTTGGTGATGTGGGTCGGCGAAATCGCCCGCACCATCCGCTATTTCAGCCGGAAACGAGGATAA
- the mreC gene encoding rod shape-determining protein MreC: MIKFFLFIKKIHFLLLFILLESLAIHYYANSTSYTKVKLVTASNYVVGGIYSQIAGLNSYFHLRRENQALARELAELRNRMDGIRIPLSAADSTALATGDSSVIFNGGVRQYEYFSAKVVNNSITRQENYIALNRGADDGLMPDMALISDGGIVGYVLGCSDHFAVCMSVLNRNFKTSGRIKGTDYFGSVFWDGSSYEHVTLSEVPKYAPLQVGDTIVTTDYSTIFPPDVLIGTVESFSLHNATFYNVKVKLHSNIAALGNVLAVKYLDAGERNALEESVTNPSIY, translated from the coding sequence ATGATCAAGTTTTTCCTGTTCATAAAGAAAATTCATTTCCTGCTGCTGTTCATCCTGCTGGAATCGTTGGCCATCCACTATTATGCGAACAGTACGAGCTATACAAAAGTAAAACTGGTTACCGCCTCCAACTATGTTGTGGGCGGTATCTATTCGCAGATTGCCGGACTGAACAGCTATTTCCACCTGCGCCGCGAGAACCAGGCGCTCGCCCGGGAACTGGCCGAGCTGCGCAACCGGATGGACGGTATCCGGATTCCGCTTTCGGCGGCCGATTCGACTGCCCTTGCTACCGGCGATTCCTCCGTGATTTTTAATGGCGGCGTACGGCAGTATGAGTATTTCAGTGCGAAGGTGGTCAATAATTCGATCACACGGCAGGAGAATTACATCGCGCTGAACCGCGGAGCCGACGACGGACTGATGCCCGACATGGCGTTGATCTCCGACGGCGGGATCGTGGGTTACGTGCTCGGATGCTCCGACCACTTTGCAGTCTGCATGTCGGTGCTGAACCGCAATTTTAAGACCAGCGGCCGGATCAAGGGAACCGACTATTTCGGTTCGGTTTTCTGGGACGGCAGCAGTTATGAGCACGTGACGCTTTCCGAGGTGCCGAAGTATGCACCGCTCCAGGTGGGCGATACGATCGTAACGACCGATTATTCGACGATTTTCCCCCCGGATGTGCTCATCGGCACGGTCGAGAGTTTTTCGCTGCACAATGCGACTTTTTACAACGTCAAGGTGAAACTGCACAGTAATATCGCGGCACTGGGCAATGTGTTGGCGGTGAAATACCTCGATGCCGGCGAACGCAATGCGCTGGAAGAGAGCGTTACTAATCCGAGCATTTATTGA
- a CDS encoding GNAT family N-acetyltransferase — protein MLIRSVELRDVDAITDIYNGYVTGGSATFETEPVGTAEMRSRIAGISARFPYLVCEEGGRVAGYCYAHGWKTKAAYRYTLETTVYLSPDYLGRGIGKRLMRELIEACRRNGYRALIACITAGNEASIALHTGLGFKQVSHFEQVGRKFGRWLDVVDYELLLNPGDGEF, from the coding sequence ATGCTCATCAGGTCGGTCGAACTTCGGGATGTCGACGCTATTACGGATATTTACAACGGGTATGTGACGGGCGGTTCGGCGACATTCGAAACCGAACCGGTCGGCACAGCGGAGATGCGTTCCCGGATCGCCGGCATCTCGGCACGCTTTCCCTATCTTGTCTGCGAGGAGGGGGGAAGAGTGGCCGGTTACTGCTATGCACACGGCTGGAAAACAAAAGCGGCTTACCGGTATACGCTCGAAACGACGGTTTACCTTTCACCGGACTATCTTGGCCGGGGAATCGGCAAGCGGTTGATGCGGGAGTTGATCGAAGCGTGCCGCCGGAACGGTTACCGGGCGTTGATAGCCTGCATTACGGCGGGAAACGAAGCCAGCATTGCGTTGCATACGGGACTCGGGTTCAAACAAGTTTCCCATTTTGAACAGGTGGGCCGAAAATTCGGGCGGTGGTTGGACGTGGTGGATTATGAATTGCTGCTGAACCCCGGTGACGGTGAATTCTGA
- a CDS encoding rod shape-determining protein, giving the protein MGLFSLTQELAIDLGTANTIIINNGKIVVDEPSIVALDQHSGKLVAIGKQARQMHGKTHQNIRTIRPLKDGVIADFNAAELMLRGLIKMVKSSGRLFSPSLKMVISIPSGSTNVEIRAVRDSAEHAGGREVYMIYEPMAAALGAGLDVEAPEGHMVVDIGGGTTEIACISLGGIVCSESINVAGDVFTEDIQTYIRQQHNMRIGERTAEDIKIAVGAALSELDEEPEDFEVTGPNILTSLPSVLSISYSEMAYALEKSLVKIDAAIMKVLEMIPPELYADIAKKGVYLAGGGALLKGLDRRLYEKTNIPFHVADDPLRAVARGTGIALKNIGRFSFLMK; this is encoded by the coding sequence ATGGGGCTGTTTTCTCTGACACAGGAGTTGGCTATCGACTTGGGTACGGCCAACACGATTATCATAAACAACGGCAAGATCGTCGTTGACGAGCCTTCGATCGTAGCGCTCGACCAGCATTCGGGCAAATTGGTGGCTATCGGCAAGCAGGCGCGCCAGATGCATGGCAAGACGCATCAGAACATCCGTACGATCCGTCCGCTGAAAGACGGCGTGATCGCCGATTTCAACGCCGCCGAACTGATGCTCCGTGGGCTGATCAAGATGGTTAAAAGCAGTGGGCGGCTTTTCAGCCCGTCGCTGAAGATGGTTATTTCGATTCCGTCGGGCAGCACGAACGTCGAGATTCGCGCGGTGCGCGACTCGGCCGAGCATGCCGGCGGCCGCGAGGTCTATATGATTTACGAACCGATGGCTGCGGCGCTGGGCGCCGGGTTGGACGTCGAAGCTCCCGAGGGCCACATGGTGGTGGATATCGGAGGCGGTACGACCGAGATCGCCTGTATTTCGCTGGGCGGTATCGTCTGCAGCGAAAGCATCAACGTGGCCGGCGACGTTTTTACCGAAGATATCCAGACCTACATTCGCCAGCAGCATAACATGCGTATCGGCGAACGGACGGCCGAAGATATCAAGATCGCCGTAGGTGCAGCGTTGTCGGAACTGGACGAAGAGCCGGAAGATTTCGAAGTGACCGGGCCGAATATCCTCACTTCGCTGCCTTCGGTGCTGTCAATCTCGTACAGCGAAATGGCCTATGCCCTTGAAAAGTCGCTCGTGAAGATCGATGCCGCGATTATGAAGGTATTGGAGATGATTCCTCCCGAACTGTATGCCGACATCGCCAAGAAAGGCGTTTACCTCGCGGGTGGCGGTGCGCTGCTCAAAGGGCTCGACCGCCGGTTGTATGAAAAAACCAACATTCCGTTCCATGTGGCTGACGACCCGTTGCGGGCGGTGGCGCGCGGTACGGGCATCGCGCTGAAAAATATCGGCCGTTTCTCGTTCCTGATGAAATAA
- the mrdA gene encoding penicillin-binding protein 2 — translation MKILQLTVVGVVLVLLVRLFYLQVVDDSYKTRADNNALRYMVQFPPRGEVYDRNGRFLVQSKEAYDLMATPREVGPFDTAAMSRILGVPVEQIRKELDKASRFSRRRASVLFKQLPKEVKVRLDERNFPGFFTVYRTVRSYPTKIAGNLLGYVGEVDDRIIERNSYYRSGDYIGRSGIELAYEDVLRGEKGVKIEMVDVHGIPQGSYAGGMYDTLPSPGVAITCTIDARLQALAEELMAGKVGSVVAIEPETGEILVMASSPTYDPDELVGRERGNNYMKLLNDRRRPLFNRAVMASYPPGSTFKTVNGLIGLQEGVLVPSQTYPCHGGYPYGRGVKCHNHWSPIDLMGAVQTSCNAYFCYVFRNIIENRKYGNIQQGLDVWDDYVRSFGFGRKLGSDFTGELNGNVPTSSFYDKAYRGRWNGLTVISLAIGQGELGCTPLQMANFAATIANRGYYKIPHVVKRIHDRDSIDGRFYEKHYTKVDSKHFDPIVEGMYRAVNVDGGSARMARIEGIDICGKTGTAQNPHGADHSTFMCFAPRNNPKIAVSVYVENGRWGGIAAAPIASLLTELYLTDTVTRPQLVEYVKNLQINYPYYGK, via the coding sequence GTGAAAATATTGCAGTTGACCGTGGTCGGTGTCGTGCTGGTATTGCTGGTGCGGCTCTTCTATTTGCAGGTGGTCGACGACAGTTACAAAACCCGTGCGGATAATAATGCGTTGCGGTACATGGTGCAGTTCCCTCCGCGCGGCGAAGTATACGACCGTAACGGCAGGTTCCTGGTACAGAGCAAGGAGGCGTACGACCTGATGGCTACTCCGCGGGAGGTGGGCCCGTTCGATACGGCGGCGATGAGCCGTATCCTCGGTGTGCCGGTCGAACAGATACGCAAGGAATTGGACAAGGCTTCCCGTTTTTCTCGCCGCCGCGCTTCGGTGCTGTTCAAGCAATTGCCCAAAGAGGTTAAGGTGCGGCTCGACGAACGCAATTTTCCCGGATTTTTCACTGTCTACCGGACCGTCCGCTCTTATCCAACCAAGATCGCGGGAAACCTGCTGGGTTATGTCGGCGAGGTGGACGACCGCATTATCGAGCGCAATTCCTATTACCGCAGCGGCGATTACATCGGTCGCAGCGGGATAGAGCTGGCTTATGAAGATGTCCTGCGCGGGGAAAAGGGCGTAAAGATCGAGATGGTCGACGTACACGGCATTCCGCAGGGCTCGTATGCGGGCGGTATGTACGATACGCTGCCCTCACCCGGCGTGGCGATTACCTGTACGATCGACGCCCGGTTGCAGGCGCTCGCCGAAGAGCTGATGGCCGGTAAGGTGGGCAGCGTCGTGGCGATCGAACCCGAAACGGGGGAGATACTCGTCATGGCGAGCAGCCCCACGTACGATCCCGACGAACTGGTGGGACGTGAACGCGGGAACAATTACATGAAACTGTTGAACGATCGCCGCCGTCCCTTGTTCAACCGTGCCGTGATGGCGAGTTACCCGCCGGGTTCGACTTTCAAAACGGTGAACGGCCTGATCGGCCTGCAGGAGGGGGTACTCGTTCCGTCGCAGACCTATCCCTGCCACGGGGGATATCCCTACGGGCGGGGTGTGAAATGCCACAATCACTGGTCGCCGATCGACCTGATGGGAGCCGTGCAGACCTCCTGCAACGCCTATTTCTGCTATGTGTTCCGCAATATCATCGAGAACCGCAAATACGGGAACATCCAGCAGGGTTTGGATGTATGGGACGATTATGTGCGCAGTTTCGGATTCGGGCGTAAATTGGGTTCGGACTTCACCGGCGAGTTGAACGGCAATGTGCCGACCTCGTCTTTTTACGACAAGGCTTACCGTGGACGTTGGAACGGCCTGACGGTTATTTCGCTGGCGATCGGGCAGGGCGAGTTGGGTTGCACGCCGCTGCAGATGGCCAATTTCGCCGCTACCATCGCGAACCGGGGATATTACAAAATTCCCCATGTGGTCAAGCGCATTCACGACCGGGATTCGATCGACGGCCGGTTCTATGAAAAACACTATACGAAGGTCGATTCCAAACATTTCGACCCGATTGTCGAGGGCATGTACCGGGCGGTGAATGTGGACGGGGGATCGGCCCGCATGGCCCGTATCGAAGGAATCGACATTTGCGGCAAGACCGGTACCGCGCAGAATCCGCATGGCGCGGACCACAGTACTTTCATGTGTTTCGCTCCGCGCAACAATCCGAAAATCGCCGTGTCGGTCTATGTCGAAAACGGCCGCTGGGGCGGTATCGCAGCAGCGCCGATCGCGAGCCTGCTCACCGAACTCTATCTGACCGATACGGTGACCCGTCCGCAGCTGGTCGAATATGTCAAAAACCTGCAAATCAATTATCCCTACTATGGAAAATGA
- the rodA gene encoding rod shape-determining protein RodA: MENDLNPRLSVGRVDWWSILIYAALVLAGWLNIYAAVYDDRHASIFDLSQRYGMQLVWVGVSAFMAVSILLIDAKYYHILAYPLYWGTILILVGVLFFGKEVNGAKSWIMIGPVALQPTEFVKFTTSLALARYMSSYTFDIHRPHDLLRVGAIIGLPVLIVMLQNDTGSALVYGSFLFMFYREGFNRWVYVVLIMVVSLFVFSFLLDPAALLIVLLLVCVISEGLTNGYWRSKLIYVAALTLFVALLYMLLPMLGGSISLHTAILVGVVLSLGLVAAYAYRYKVRNVLMFVLFFFGSLAFTYSIDYAFDNILQTHQQKRILDLLGLESDLKGWGYNVNQSKIAIGSGGFSGKGFLEGTQTKFNFVPEQSTDFIFCTVGEEWGFLGSALVIVLFGILILRLVRMGERQMEPFGRIYCYCVASIFFFHVLVNIGMTIGLMPVIGIPLPFFSYGGSSMIAFTVLLFVAIRLDSAKNELTL, from the coding sequence ATGGAAAATGACCTGAATCCCCGGTTGTCGGTAGGGCGCGTCGACTGGTGGTCGATCCTGATTTATGCGGCACTGGTTTTGGCGGGGTGGCTGAACATTTATGCGGCGGTATACGACGATCGCCATGCGAGTATCTTCGATCTGAGCCAACGTTACGGCATGCAGCTGGTGTGGGTCGGCGTGTCGGCCTTTATGGCGGTTTCGATCCTGCTGATCGATGCGAAATATTACCATATCCTCGCCTATCCGCTCTATTGGGGAACGATCCTGATCCTGGTCGGCGTGCTGTTTTTCGGTAAAGAGGTCAACGGGGCGAAGTCGTGGATCATGATCGGGCCGGTGGCGTTGCAGCCCACCGAGTTTGTCAAGTTTACGACCTCGCTCGCGCTCGCACGGTATATGAGCTCCTATACGTTCGATATCCACCGGCCGCACGATTTGCTGCGGGTCGGTGCGATTATCGGCCTGCCCGTACTGATCGTGATGTTGCAGAACGATACCGGATCGGCATTGGTTTACGGCTCTTTCCTGTTCATGTTCTACCGCGAGGGATTCAACCGCTGGGTCTATGTGGTGCTGATTATGGTGGTTTCACTCTTTGTCTTCTCGTTCCTGCTCGACCCGGCCGCATTGCTGATCGTGCTGTTGCTCGTGTGTGTGATCAGCGAGGGGTTGACTAACGGATACTGGCGCAGTAAACTGATCTATGTTGCGGCGCTTACGCTGTTCGTCGCTTTGCTCTATATGCTTCTTCCGATGCTGGGCGGATCGATCTCGCTGCATACCGCGATTCTGGTCGGCGTGGTGTTGTCGCTCGGGCTGGTGGCGGCATATGCCTACCGGTACAAAGTGCGCAACGTCCTGATGTTCGTGCTCTTCTTTTTCGGATCGCTCGCGTTTACCTATTCGATCGACTACGCTTTCGACAATATCCTGCAAACCCATCAGCAGAAGCGTATTCTCGATTTGTTGGGGTTGGAGTCCGACCTGAAGGGGTGGGGTTACAACGTGAACCAGTCGAAAATCGCGATCGGTTCGGGAGGCTTCTCAGGCAAGGGCTTTCTCGAGGGGACCCAAACGAAATTCAACTTCGTGCCGGAGCAAAGCACCGATTTCATTTTTTGTACGGTGGGCGAGGAGTGGGGATTCCTGGGCAGTGCTCTGGTCATCGTGCTGTTCGGCATCCTGATCCTGCGGCTGGTCCGTATGGGCGAACGGCAAATGGAGCCCTTCGGCCGGATTTATTGTTATTGCGTCGCATCGATCTTCTTTTTCCACGTACTGGTCAATATCGGCATGACTATCGGACTGATGCCGGTGATCGGCATTCCGCTGCCGTTTTTCAGTTACGGCGGCTCGTCGATGATCGCGTTTACTGTACTGCTGTTTGTGGCGATACGGCTCGATTCCGCTAAAAACGAACTTACTCTATAA
- a CDS encoding NAD(P)H-dependent glycerol-3-phosphate dehydrogenase has translation MTYKIDRQARCAVIGYGSWATALVKILLENESAVGWYIRNNEVLEHIRQHKTNPRYLRDVHFYTNNLKLSDDINTVVSEADVLILAVPSVYLKTTLEPLTVSLQDKFVISAIKGIVPEDYVTVTEYVNRRYGVPFDQLGIISGPCHAEEVALERLSYLTVVCKEMENSLSLGEKIGTSYINVSHSTDIYGTEYASVLKNIYAIAVGICVGLSYGDNFLAVLIANSAMEMSRFMEQTYPAERNTFASAYLGDLLVTSYSQFSRNRRFGLMIGKGYPVQSAQMEMNMVAEGYYASECITQINKKFDVEMPIAETVHRILYDSEKPGPLIAKLTGHLI, from the coding sequence ATGACCTATAAAATTGACAGACAGGCGCGTTGCGCAGTAATTGGCTACGGCAGCTGGGCTACCGCGCTGGTCAAAATCCTCCTCGAGAACGAATCGGCCGTCGGCTGGTACATCCGCAACAACGAAGTGCTGGAGCATATCCGCCAGCACAAAACCAATCCGCGTTACCTGCGCGACGTGCATTTCTACACGAACAACCTGAAACTTTCGGACGACATCAACACGGTCGTTTCCGAAGCCGACGTGCTGATCCTGGCCGTGCCGTCCGTCTACCTGAAAACGACCCTCGAGCCGTTGACGGTATCGTTGCAGGACAAATTCGTCATCTCGGCGATCAAAGGCATCGTGCCGGAGGATTACGTGACCGTCACCGAATACGTCAACCGCCGCTACGGCGTCCCGTTCGACCAACTGGGCATCATCAGCGGACCGTGCCACGCCGAAGAGGTGGCCCTCGAGCGGCTCTCTTACCTGACCGTGGTCTGCAAAGAGATGGAAAATTCGCTCTCCCTCGGTGAAAAGATCGGCACCTCGTACATCAACGTCAGCCATTCGACCGATATTTACGGTACGGAATATGCTTCGGTTCTGAAAAACATCTATGCCATCGCGGTAGGTATCTGCGTCGGCCTCAGTTACGGCGACAATTTCCTCGCGGTACTGATCGCCAACAGTGCCATGGAGATGTCTCGTTTTATGGAACAGACCTACCCGGCCGAGCGAAACACTTTCGCATCGGCCTACCTGGGCGACCTGCTGGTAACTTCCTACTCCCAATTCAGCCGCAACCGCCGGTTCGGACTGATGATCGGCAAAGGCTACCCGGTACAATCGGCGCAGATGGAGATGAACATGGTAGCCGAAGGTTACTACGCGAGCGAATGCATCACACAGATCAACAAGAAATTCGACGTCGAGATGCCGATCGCCGAAACGGTCCACCGCATTTTGTACGACAGCGAAAAACCGGGTCCGCTTATCGCGAAACTGACCGGACACCTGATTTAA
- the purH gene encoding bifunctional phosphoribosylaminoimidazolecarboxamide formyltransferase/IMP cyclohydrolase produces MKKIKSALISVYYKDGLEPIVRRLAADGVKIYSTGGTLSFIEGLGLAATAVEDLTGYPSILGGRVKTLHPKVFGGILARRDNAQDGQQMGQYEIPEIDLVIVDLYPFEQTVASGAEEQAIIEKIDIGGISLIRAAAKNFKDVVIVPSVDQYAELLEIITSQQCSTTLEQRRRFAAYAFNVSSHYDAAIFNYFNLQEQLSVFKRSFANGTVLRYGENPHQNATFFGDIDRMFDKLNGKDISYNNMLDIDAAINLIEEFTEPTFAILKHNNACGVATRPTLLEAWKDALSGDPVSAFGGVLICNREVDAATAEEINKLFFEVILAPAYSAEALEILKSKKNRIILLLKDTTRCNKQFRSLLNGVAVQDRDLKVGGIDGEVRSVTEKQVTDEQMADLIFANKLVKQSKSNAIVFAKNGMLLASGIGQTSRVDALKQAVAKAHSFGFDLKGAVMASDAFFPFSDCVELAHEAGVNAVIAPGGSIRDQESIDYCNANGMAMVFTGLRHFKH; encoded by the coding sequence GTGAAAAAGATCAAAAGCGCGCTGATTTCAGTCTATTACAAGGATGGTTTGGAACCGATCGTCCGTCGGCTGGCCGCCGACGGCGTGAAAATATATTCGACGGGGGGGACCCTCTCTTTCATCGAGGGGCTGGGCCTCGCAGCCACGGCCGTGGAGGACCTGACGGGCTATCCATCGATCCTGGGCGGACGTGTCAAGACGCTTCACCCCAAAGTGTTCGGCGGTATTCTGGCGCGCCGGGACAACGCTCAGGACGGCCAGCAGATGGGACAGTACGAAATTCCGGAAATCGATCTGGTGATCGTGGACCTCTATCCGTTCGAACAGACGGTTGCTTCGGGAGCCGAAGAGCAGGCGATCATCGAGAAAATCGACATCGGAGGCATTTCGCTGATCCGGGCGGCTGCCAAGAATTTTAAGGACGTGGTGATCGTTCCGTCGGTCGACCAGTATGCCGAATTGCTCGAGATCATCACTTCACAGCAGTGCTCCACGACCCTCGAGCAGCGCCGCCGTTTCGCCGCTTACGCATTCAACGTCAGCTCGCACTACGATGCGGCGATCTTCAACTATTTCAACCTTCAGGAGCAGTTGTCCGTCTTCAAGCGCAGTTTTGCGAACGGCACCGTGCTCCGTTACGGCGAGAATCCGCACCAGAACGCTACTTTCTTCGGCGACATCGACCGGATGTTCGACAAACTCAACGGCAAGGATATCTCTTATAACAACATGCTCGATATAGACGCTGCGATCAACCTGATCGAAGAGTTCACCGAGCCCACTTTCGCAATCCTCAAACACAACAACGCCTGCGGCGTCGCTACGCGTCCGACGCTGCTCGAGGCTTGGAAGGATGCGCTCTCCGGCGATCCCGTTTCGGCATTCGGCGGAGTGCTGATCTGCAACCGCGAGGTCGATGCGGCAACGGCCGAAGAGATCAATAAGCTCTTCTTCGAGGTGATCCTCGCCCCGGCTTACAGCGCCGAAGCGCTCGAAATCCTGAAAAGCAAAAAGAACCGGATTATCCTACTGCTCAAGGATACGACCCGTTGCAACAAACAGTTCCGTTCGCTGCTCAACGGCGTGGCCGTGCAGGACCGCGACCTGAAGGTCGGGGGCATCGACGGCGAAGTGCGCAGCGTAACCGAAAAGCAGGTGACCGACGAACAGATGGCCGACCTGATCTTCGCCAACAAGCTGGTGAAGCAGTCGAAGAGCAACGCGATCGTTTTCGCTAAAAACGGCATGCTGCTGGCAAGCGGTATCGGCCAGACCTCCCGTGTGGACGCCCTCAAGCAGGCGGTGGCCAAGGCACACAGTTTCGGCTTCGACCTCAAGGGTGCGGTGATGGCTTCGGATGCTTTCTTCCCGTTCTCGGATTGTGTCGAACTGGCGCATGAGGCGGGTGTGAATGCCGTAATCGCTCCGGGCGGATCGATCCGCGACCAGGAGAGCATCGACTATTGCAATGCGAACGGGATGGCGATGGTATTTACCGGACTGAGACATTTCAAACACTAG